CCGTCCTTCTCTATGCAGGTTCATAGCTTTATCTTATATTTATGTAGGTATTTAATGAGCTTTTtagctatttatttatttatttacaatttAATATTTTGTATAGTATTTTCTTGCATATCTCTTCCTCTAAATTAGAGTATTGGGTTGTTTCCCTTAAAATAAAGTTGGATGTGATTTTAATTTTGTTCCAGAGCCGGACTACCCGGGCCAGCGATCAGTCTCAGAAGCCTGGGCCAGGGACCCACAGCCCGGAGAAGGTCCTGCTCCACCTCCCGAGACCTCCTGCCTTCTCCCTGGGCATCAGACACTCAGAGTTCATTACTCCTCTGGTGGTGGTTGTTTCCGACTGATTTTTATGGGAGTTTCACCCTGAGTTTGTGGAAATGCTGGAGTCAGTTCTGAGTTAAATACCACTGTGTTGTTTTAATGAGCACATTTAGCACAATGTTGGAAAGGTGCGTCACAAATAGAGTGTTTTTATTATCATTGTTAAGCCAAGTTGTggacctgtgggtgtgtgtgtgtgtgtgtgtgtgtgtgtgtgtgtgtgtgtgtgtgtgtgtgtgtgtgtgtgtgtgtgtgtgtgtgtgtgtgtgtgtgtgtgtgtgtgtgtgtgtgtgtgtgtgtgtgtgtgtgtgtgtgtgtgtgtgtgtgtgtgtgtgtgtgtgtgtgtgtgtgtgtacatgtgtgtgttcagtgtgcaGGCATGGTGACAGTAATAGGTAGGCTCCAATCACTGCTCTGTCCCAGCCACATCAGTTCCATGGAACACACTGAACTAGATACGAACTCTCAGGCGACAGCCCTGGTAGAACTTTCTTGGTGTCCTCAAACGGATCCAattacagagagaaggagagaggggggaggagagagagagcgtgagaaaaggagagaaagacagtgtctcacacacacacacacacacacacacacacacacacacacacacacacacacacacacacacacacacacacacacacacacacacacacacacacacacacacacacacacacacacacactataagagTCTGCACTCACAGTGATCTCATGTGGGGTACCCTTGTTGTCCCAGTGGTATCTGACTTGGTACTTCAGGGGGAAGAGGGTGTGGTCGGACCAGGAAGAGGGAGGGTCCCACTTCACTAACAACTTCAGCTTCCCTGGAACGGCTTGCAAGGTCACATTCACAAGGGGGCAAGCTTCACAGCTGAAGTTTGATACCATAGACTCTATATTCTGTCCTCCCTGTGTAAATAGTGACTTGGATCAGGCAGACCCACCCCAGCCCTCACATCTTTACCAAACCCAAActgtggagtacagagagaggCACACTCTACCTATCCTCACAACTGAAGAGATCAAAACAGAAACTGATGGAGAGGGCTACAGAGTACCAGAACCAACTAGTGGCTCACAGCCTGTCAATAAATCCAGACTGTTCTGCAAGCGAGAAACCATGTCGATGTAAAGACTGTGGTAGGGGCTTCCACAATAATATAGGCTTGACTAATCATATGAGGATACACACAAGGGAAAAAACGTTTCGCTGTGAAGACTGGCAAATGTCTCAATAACAAAGGAATCTTAAATTGGCCATGCAAGAtctcacacaggggagaaatctTATTGGTGCAAAGACTGTAGCAAATAATTTGGCAACAAAGGAAACTTGACCATGCATATAAAAAAATACACACGGGTCTGGAGAGGAGAAGTCTTATCAGTGCAAAGACTGGCAAATACTTCAACAAGAAGGCAAAATTGACTAGACATAAGAAATGACATGCAGCGAAAATGAATTGGTGTAAAGACTGTGGCAAATGTTTTAGCACAAAGGTTTATTTATTCAGACATACAAAGCTACACTCAGGAGAAAATCCTTATCACTGTAAAGACTGTGGCCAATGTTTCAACCGTAAGGAAAACTTGACCCTCCATACAATATCTCACACGGGAGAAGTCTGACAGTTGTAATGAATGTGGCAAGTGCTTCAGCAAGATGAGAAATTTGACCATGCACATGAGAtctcacacaggggagaaatcaTATCAGTGCAGAGACTGACAAATGTTTTCCTTATAGGACAGGCTTGATAATGCATACCATGATACACAGAGGGGAGAAATAATTTCGCTGAAATGACTGTGGCAAATGCTTCAGACAGACAGCAACTGGGAAGACATATTAAAGGTTGTCACAGCAAGTAGAGAAAATGTTTTAGCTGTAAGGGTCACTTGACTGACCGTACAGTATCTCACACAGGGGTGAAATCATATGGCTGCATAGTCTGTGGATAATGCTTGAATCACAGTGGGCttttttgggctcccgagtggcgcagtggtctaaggccctgcatctcatGCTTGAGGTGTCAATACAGACactctggtttgattccaggctgtatcacgacTGGCTGTGATTGCGAGTCCCAGATTTGGCCAGTGtatgctgtcattgtaaataataatttgttcataactgaagtttaaataaaaaaatgtaaataaaattgACCAAGCATTTCATGTTAAATACAGGAAATTAACTGTATTGCtgtaaaaaaaaactaaacacTCTGGCAAATGTTTCAGTTGCTCATTGGCTTTAAGGTATCCTGTATGAAATAAAAGCCTTTTATCACAATGAGCCATTTAAAAGATCTTCAGGTCTGTTTTTATTCACGCTATAAACAACATTTAAATTGTCGCAATCCTAGCTAATGAGACACCTTACAATTCCCACCAAATAGGTTGACCCTGTTGGGAAAATGCAGTAGCGTGATTGCCTTTCACGCCAGCAACTCAGGTTCTATTCCCGTTCCCTCAGTTGACAAATATATTTCATTACGTTTTTCTTATTAATAAATGTCATTCTGAAATCCTCTCTCTTATGATGGCAAATGTAATCCATCATTTATAATATTGCTGTGATGCAGATCCATGTTGACACTCGATTCCTTAGATAACGTAGTAGGGACTCAACCCCAGGTTCATGTACACAATAattgttttcaattcaaatgtAAATCATAAAACAATATTTATAGATTGAGTCAAATCAAATGCGTGTTTTTCTACATGAGCGACTTTTATTATGAAGGCTGGGCCTACCACGGAAGCGGAAGGGATTTTCTGCTCTTCTCAGAGATCGCATTACTGCAAGCTAGCTATATTTCGCTAACATTATCACAGTTTATCCTTCCATTTCTTCGCTAAAGTTAGGTTTTATTTCACATTAAGAATGTCAGAAAGAAAAGTTTTAAACGTAAGTACAATTCTTATTTACTATGTCTTGATTTATTTTCAATTCGCTGAAAACGGGCAGTTGTTTTGCGAATGTAACGTTTGCTAGCTAGCAGCAAGCTGCGTGTTGCTAATCAGGCTTGGCCATTGAAGCAAAAACTTTTCTATGCTCATGACACCAAGTTACACAATAGTAGTAGTTAGATCAATACGCTTAGCTAGCTATATAGCTAGTAGTCGTACTCATTGTACTAGCAAACTAGCTGTTTCTTGCCGATCTTTCCTTATGAGGATATACTGATATATAGCAGGCGCTTGCTGTAAACGTTGAATGTTTTCATCTCTTTATGTGAATTGTGTTTGTCTAATTATTGTATGTTTTCCTCTCGTTGTTGTAGCTAATGACTGATAAAGGCAATGTGAATCAGATATTTCGTAGTTAAATTACACTGCTGACTGTGTTCGTTCTCCTGTAGAAATACTACCCGCCAGACTTCGACCCAGCTAAAATACCCAAACTCAAGCTCCCTAAAGACAGGCAGTATGTGGTCCGGCTGATGGCTCCCTTCAACATGAGGTATGTTAACACTCTACAACCCTGCCCAGAAACCGGTACCATGAGTCGTGAGTGCATGAATGCTTGCGTGTGGTCTGACCCTGTCCCTGCGTGTGTTTCTTGCAGGTGTAAGACTTGTGGGGAGTACATTTATAAGGGGAAGAAGTTCAACGCCCGTAAGGAGACTGTGATGAATGAGCTCTACATGGGACTGCCCATCTTCCGCTTCTACATCAAGTGTACACGATGCCTGGCCGAGATCACCTTTAAGGTAAATctgtttctgcgtgtgtgtgtgtagactgagaCATAAAACATAAACTACGTCTTAGAACAGTTTGTGTACTCGCCCAGTGTGTCTTGTCTACAGACTGATCCGGAGAACACAGACTATGCCATGGAACACGGTGCCACAAGGAACTTCCAGGCGGAGAAACTtctagaggaggaagagaagaagataactaaggacagagaggaggaagagttgAACAACCCTATGAAGGTACACTTCTATAAACAATGCTGGAGAATCTGACAGATTGGTGATATGTTCTCTACCAGGTTTCTGGAGAACCGTACCGATGTTGTGTTGAAGAGCCATGCTGATGATCCTTTCTAGGTGTTGGAGAACCGTACGCGGGACTCTAAGATGGAGATGGAGGTTCTGGAGAATCTTCAGGAGCTCAAGGAGTTGAACCAGAGACAGGCTTCGGTGGACTTCGAAGGAATGCTGGGAACATACAAAGAGCTGGAGCAGAGGACTAAAgagcaggagaaggaggaggacgagagggagaCACGGTGagtacagacagggagggaggaggacgagagggagaCACGGTGagtacagacagggagggaggaggacgagagggagaCGCGGTGAGtacagagggagtgagggaggagggaggaggacgacgagagagggagacacggtgagtacagacagggagggaggaggaggacgacgAGAGGGAGACACGGTGagtacagacagggagggaggaggacgagagggagaCGCGGTGagtacagggggagggaggaggacgagagggagaCGCGGTGAgtgcagggggagggaggaggacgagagggagaCGCGGTGAgtgcagggggagggaggaggacgagagggagaCGCGGTGAgtgcagggggagggaggaggacgagagggagaCGCGGTGAgtgcagggggagggaggaggacgagagggagaCGCGGTGAgtgcagggggagggaggaggacgagagggagaCGCGGTGAgtgcagggggagggaggaggacgagagggagaCGCGGTGAgtgcagggggagggaggaggacgagagggagaCGCGGTGAGTGCAGGGGgggaggaggacgagagggagaCGCGGTGAgtgcaggggagggaggaggacgagagggagaCGCGGTGAgtgcagggggagggaggaggacgagagggagaCGCGGTGAGTGCAGGGGGGAGGGAGGACGAGTGCAGGGAGAGACGCGGTGAgtgcagggggagggaggaggacgagagggagaCGCGGTGAGTGCAGGGGGACGAGGGGAGGAGGAGTGCAGGGGGGAGACGCGGTGAGTGCAGGGGGAGTGCAGGGAGGACGAGAGGGAGACGCGGTGAgtgcaggggagggagggaggggagacgagtgcagggagggagggagacgcgGTGAgtgcagggggagggaggaggacgagagggagaCGCGGTGAGTGCAGGGGGCGGGAGGGAGTGCAGGACGAGGGGAGACGCGGTGAgtgcagggggagggggaggagagtgcaGGGGGCGAGACGCGGTGAGTGCAGGGGGGGCGAGGGGAGAGGGTGAGTGCAGGGGGGGACGCGGTGAGTGCagggggggagggaggcagggggcgAGAGGGGAGACGCGGTGCAGGGCAGGGGGGGGGCGACGGGAGGCAGGGGGGCGAGAGGGGGGAGACGCGGTGAGTGCAGGGGGGCGAGGGAGGAGGACGAGTGCAGGGGGCGGGGCGAGGGGGAGACGCGGTGAgtgcagggggagggggaggagtgcaGGGGGGCGAGGGGGAGACGCGGTGAGTGCAGGGGGGACGGGGGGAGGAGAGTGCAGGGGGACGAGGGGGAGGGAGACGCGGTGagtgcagggggagggagggggagactcGACGAGAGGGGAGACGCGGTGagtgcagggggagggagagtgcaGGGGGGAGGACGAGGGGGAGACGCGATGAGtgcaggggggaggggggagacgcGATGagtgcagggggaggggaggagagtgcaGGGGGGGCGAGGGGGAGACGCGATGAGTGCAGGGGGGCGAGGGGGAGACGCGATGAGTGCAGGGGGGCGCGAGGGGAGACGCGATGAGTGCAGGGGGCGAGGGGGAGACGCGATGAGTGCAGGGGGCGAGGGGGAGACGCGATGAGTGCAGGGGGCGAGGGGGAGACGCGATGAGTGCAGGGGGGGCGAGGGGGAGACGCGATGAGTGCAGGGGGAGGGGACGAGGTGCAGGGGGGGAAACGCGATGAGTGCAGGGGGGGCGAGGGGAGACGCGATGAGTGCAGGGGGCGAGGGGGAGACGCGATGAGTgcagggggggggaggaggacgagagggagaCGCGGTGAgtgcagggggagggaggaggatgagagggagacgcGGTGAgtgcagggggagggaggaggacgagagggagaCGCGGTGAgtgcagggggagggaggaggacgagagggagaCGCGGTGAGTATAGAGAGGAATGATGAAGAGGGAAATTGTTAAGCAACGCATTACAAAATGCATAAGCATAACAAAATGGTTATGTATGTGTTACAGGGAGATGCTAGAGAGAGCTCTAGTGAAGAGGTTAAgagactctgactctgactcagACCAGGAGGGCGAGAGCAGCAGCAGACCAAAGAAACCCAGCACAGACAGACCTACTGACATCCTCaccacagacagactcactgacccacaggtaacacacacaccaaacacacacaggcctcaCAATACATGTTAACCAACATGCCTACTTATGTCCTGTGTGTTGTTTCTGCAGGGACTGTCAGTGGGGGGGGTGAAGAAGGCCAAGGTGGAGAGCTGGGAGAGAAGTGTGGGGGGGCTGGGAGGTGGAGGGGCACTGGGATCACTGGTGTTGAGGAAGAAACCAGTGACCTCTGTCCCCAAACCTGATACCAGAGTAACTCCTGCAGgctctaacacacagacaggtgAGCTATGGAGGCTTTAACATAAGCTTTATGGCAGGAACTGCAATATCGAAATGACTTTGTATACACCGAGGTGTTTTCCTGCTGAAGGCGTCAGCGTGCTTCAGTTCGACAGGCGCCTAGCCAAACTAGTGTGCTTGTACTCCTTTAAAAGACCTTCGCTCgaaaaatgagggaaaaaaacagtaATAGTATTTTTCATTTTGAGACATTGTAGCCAGTGTACACTTCCCCCTAAATAGAACGCAGGAAATCTGGcatacattttttattattattttgttgtactttttctcctcaatttcgTGATGAATCCAATTGGTAGTCAGTCTTGTCCcgtcactgcaactcccgtatggactcggaagaggcaaaggtcgagagtcacgcgtcccccgaaacacgaccccaccaagcctcactgcttcttgacacactgttgTCTTAACCCGTaatccagccgcaccaatgtgtcggaggaaacaccgtacagctggCAACCGAAGTCATTTTGACGAGGAGATCTTAGTcgtgcaattttacatctaactaagatgtttggtgcagtatttctcaatgaaaACATTTGCATTAAAAAAACGAGTCGTCTCGTTGAATAACAAACTTTATTGAAGaatctctactgttgaccaatcactgacgaaggggcgtagacttagGCTCCGAACTTCAGCTGTTCGGGCACACACTCATTTTTTTCTGGAGGCAAGCCTGAAAAACCCTCGCTGAAAACAGACCAAAACATAGCCATAATATATGCAAGAAGTCTTCCAGCTGTGAAGCATGCGGGCGCCTTTACAGCTGTCAATAACAACAGGATTCTGTCGTTATTGGCTCTTACCAATGTCTCAATGGACAGTGCAGCCCGAGAGGGGACAATTGTAGCAGTATTTTGTCTGTTTGCACTGCAGGAAGTCACTCTGCTCTACATGTTGTAGGGCTGAAGATACTTTTACTGCTATTTCTGTCATTCTAACCTCTCTACTTTCTGCTTTGCAGTTTCAAAGGCAGCTGCTATTGTACCGACGGCGGCTACTAAGCCAATCACAGCACAGAATGGGTCGTCGTCCCTCAGCCTCCTGGGGGCGTATTCCGACAGTGATGACAGCAACAACAGTGAATGAGAGAAAGGCTGGTGACGCTTTGGCAAATCAAAAGGCTCCGTCTGTCTGAACTTTGATATGGaaatgtgttgatgtgatgttgggCCACCTGTTCCACACAACCCAGGACAGTTTTGAATTTTCAAGATCACAAGGATGGTTATTAGGTGTAGCAAAGGGGTAAGCAATTTGATGCCTGTGATGATTTAAAACTGCTGTAGTTGTTTTGGAGTAAATAGTTAGCGGCCTGAATTTTATCATCCTGCTTTGTGATCCTTACCCCCAATGTAATTAGTTTTCACCTGTGAttttagaaaatatatatttgaaatgTTCATCTACCAACTACCCTCTGACTTTGTAAATGTATAAGTCATGTTTTGACTTTTcattaaatacttattttctctTGTGCCCTACCCAATTTGAATACAATGTCTGACTTTTCTGGAGTCATAAAAATGAACTttagtgtgttttttatttacAGTTTTGTGTTATTGGGCAGGGGTCTCTGAACTGGTCCTGGAGAGACACTGCGTGTTGAGGTTGTAAATGTAGGCCTGTGTTGCAGATAGAAATACCAGATGTTTATTTTTGTTTAACCTTTTAACTAGTCatgtcagttatgaacaaattcttatttagaatgagggcctaggaacagtgggttaactgccttgttcaagggcagaacaacagatttttaccttgtcaattgggattcaatctagcaacctttcggttactggcccaatgctctaaccactaggctacctgccacaaatAATAGAGTTTACTTGATAATTTCATCTACACATGACTTTACCCAAAGATCTCAATTCTCAGCTGTAGTAGGCCGCTTTTGTAAGTTTAGAACATGAAATCAATTTGACAGAAGCAGATAACTTTTTCTAAAATGCTCCTTGATTGAACTTCAAGTtatcagacctatatccatcctgccctgcctatctaaggtcttcttcgaaagccaagtcaacaaacaggtcactgaccatctcgaatcccaccgtaccttctccgctgtgcaatctggtttccgagccggtcacgggtgcacctcagccacactcaaggtactaaacgatatcataaccgccatcgataaaagacagtactgtgcagccatcttcatcgaccttgccaaggctttcgactgtcaatcaccatattcttattggcagactccgtagcctcggtttttcggatgactgccttgcctggttcaccaattactttgcagacagagttcagtgtgtcaaatctgagggcatgctgtccggtcctctggcagtctctatgagggtgccacagggttcaattctcgggccgactcttttctctatatatcaatgatgttgctcttgctgcgggcgattccctgatccacctctacgcagacgacaccattctatatactttcggcccgtcattggacactgtgctatctaacctccaaacgagcttcaatgccatacaacactccttccgtggcctccaactgctcttaaacgctagtaaaaccaaatgcatgcttttcaaccgatcgctgcctgcacccgcccgactagcatcaccacctggatggttccgaccttgaatatgtggacatctataagtacctaggtgtctggctagactgcaaactctccttccagactcatatcaaacatctccaatcgaaaatcaaatcaagagtctgctttctattccgcaacaaagcctccttcactcacgccgccaagcttaccctagtaaaactgactatcctaccgatcctcgacttcggcgatgtcatctacaaaattgcttccaacaatctgttttgtcaccaaagcaccttatactacccaccactgcgacttgtatgctctagtcggctggccctcgctacatattcatcgccagacccactggctccaggtcatctacaagtccatgctaggtaaagctccgccttatctcagttcactggtcacgatggcaacactcatccgtagcacgcgctccagcaggtgtatctcactgatcatccctaaagccaacatctcatttggccgcctttcgttccagtactctgctgcctgtgactggaacgaactgcaaaaattgctgaagccggagacttttatctccctcaccaacttcaaacatcagctatctgagcagcttaccgattgctgcagctgtacatagtctattggtaaatagcccactcattttcacctacctcatccccatactgtttttatttatttacttttctgctcttttgcacaccaatatctctacctgtacatgaccatctgatcatttatcactccagtgttaatctgcaaaattgtaattatttgcctacctcatgcattttgcacacattgtatatagactccccccccttttctactgtgttattgactttgtttactccatgtgtaactctgtgttgtctgctcacactgctatgctttatcttggccaggttgcagttacaaatgagaacttgttctcaactagcctatctggttaaataaaggtgaaataaaaatatatatattttttaaatcacactAAATTGGCTACTGAACAGGCACTGGTGTGTACTTGACTCAACAATCAAGTGATTGTAACAATGGAAACGACAACAAAAAAAACTGCTCTCTCACACAGTCATACTCCCCACTTGTCCTGGGGAACTAGAACATTCAGGTGTTCTCTTCCACCTCATCTGGCATGGAAAAGGAGATTTGgcccctgtctccctgtacagCATGTCAACTCTCTGCCTGCACATTCATTGTGACACGCTTGCATAGTGTCGTGGCTCTGTTGAAACAGATGTGGTTAGGGCGGTTCAAATGTATTGCTGGCTACTAATGCGTTTGGAATGAAAGATGAC
The window above is part of the Oncorhynchus gorbuscha isolate QuinsamMale2020 ecotype Even-year linkage group LG21, OgorEven_v1.0, whole genome shotgun sequence genome. Proteins encoded here:
- the LOC124008469 gene encoding splicing factor YJU2-like, whose translation is MSERKVLNKYYPPDFDPAKIPKLKLPKDRQYVVRLMAPFNMRCKTCGEYIYKGKKFNARKETVMNELYMGLPIFRFYIKCTRCLAEITFKTDPENTDYAMEHGATRNFQAEKLLEEEEKKITKDREEEELNNPMKVLENRTRDSKMEMEVLENLQELKELNQRQASVDFEGMLGTYKELEQRTKEQEKEEDERETREMLERALVKRLRDSDSDSDQEGESSSRPKKPSTDRPTDILTTDRLTDPQGLSVGGVKKAKVESWERSVGGLGGGGALGSLVLRKKPVTSVPKPDTRVTPAGSNTQTVSKAAAIVPTAATKPITAQNGSSSLSLLGAYSDSDDSNNSE
- the LOC124008041 gene encoding interleukin-27 subunit beta-like, with product MVSNFSCEACPLVNVTLQAVPGKLKLLVKWDPPSSWSDHTLFPLKYQVRYHWDNKGTPHEITFVSSSVCSMELMWLGQSSDWSLPITVTMPAH